Proteins from one Listeria innocua genomic window:
- the rpmA gene encoding 50S ribosomal protein L27 — translation MLKFDIQHFAHKKGGGSTSNGRDSESKRLGAKRADGQFVTGGSILYRQRGTKIYPGTNVGRGGDDTLFAKTDGVVRFERMGRDKKKVSVYPEVQEA, via the coding sequence ATGTTAAAATTTGATATTCAACATTTTGCGCACAAAAAGGGTGGCGGTTCGACTTCTAACGGACGTGACTCTGAATCAAAACGTTTAGGTGCAAAACGTGCGGACGGACAATTTGTTACTGGTGGATCTATCCTTTACCGTCAACGTGGTACTAAAATCTATCCAGGAACTAACGTTGGTCGTGGCGGCGATGATACTCTATTCGCTAAAACTGACGGCGTTGTACGTTTCGAACGTATGGGACGCGACAAGAAAAAAGTTAGCGTTTATCCTGAAGTACAAGAAGCTTAA
- the rplU gene encoding 50S ribosomal protein L21, whose protein sequence is MYAIIETGGKQIKVEAGQEIYVEKLAGEVGDVVTFDKVLFVGGDSAKVGVPFVDGATVTAKVEKQGRAKKLTVYKYKPKKNYHKKQGHRQPYTKLTIDAINA, encoded by the coding sequence ATGTACGCAATTATTGAAACAGGTGGGAAACAAATCAAAGTAGAAGCAGGCCAAGAAATCTATGTTGAGAAATTAGCAGGTGAAGTTGGTGATGTTGTTACTTTTGACAAAGTTCTATTCGTAGGCGGAGATTCCGCTAAAGTTGGCGTTCCATTCGTGGACGGAGCAACTGTAACAGCTAAAGTTGAAAAACAAGGCCGTGCGAAGAAATTGACAGTTTATAAATATAAACCGAAAAAGAACTACCACAAAAAACAAGGTCATCGTCAACCTTACACAAAATTAACTATTGATGCAATCAATGCTTAA
- a CDS encoding MIP/aquaporin family protein encodes MIDTSLATQFLGEVIGTAILIILGAGVVAGVSLKKSKAENGGWVVVTLAWGLGVTMGVYVSGYMSMAHLNPAVTIGMALAGAFPWNYVLPYIVAQFIGAFIGATLVWLHYYPHWKKTEDKPTKLGVFATAPAIRHFTSNFFGEALGTFMLVFGLLSLGANSFSDGLNPLVVGALIVAIGMSLGGTTGYAINPARDLGPRIAHFVWPISGKGGSDWGYSWVPVIGPIMGGALGALGYNAIINGELGMWFWVFAVLFVLILILTMQLDKKKDLA; translated from the coding sequence ATGATTGACACAAGTTTAGCAACACAATTTCTAGGTGAAGTAATTGGTACTGCCATCCTAATTATTTTAGGTGCTGGTGTCGTAGCGGGTGTTTCACTGAAGAAATCCAAGGCAGAGAATGGCGGCTGGGTCGTTGTTACTTTAGCTTGGGGGCTAGGTGTTACAATGGGTGTATATGTTTCAGGATATATGAGTATGGCCCATCTTAACCCGGCTGTAACAATCGGTATGGCGCTTGCAGGTGCTTTCCCGTGGAACTATGTATTGCCGTATATTGTTGCTCAGTTTATCGGAGCATTCATTGGTGCAACACTCGTATGGTTACATTACTACCCGCACTGGAAGAAAACAGAAGATAAACCAACAAAACTAGGTGTTTTTGCAACGGCGCCAGCTATTCGCCATTTTACATCTAACTTTTTTGGTGAAGCATTAGGTACTTTTATGTTAGTGTTTGGATTACTATCACTAGGTGCAAATTCCTTTTCAGACGGATTAAATCCACTTGTTGTTGGCGCATTAATCGTAGCTATCGGGATGTCTCTTGGTGGAACTACTGGTTATGCAATCAACCCAGCACGTGACCTTGGACCAAGAATTGCGCATTTTGTTTGGCCGATTTCTGGCAAAGGTGGATCTGATTGGGGTTACTCATGGGTTCCGGTTATTGGACCAATTATGGGTGGTGCATTAGGTGCTTTAGGGTATAATGCAATTATTAATGGCGAACTAGGAATGTGGTTCTGGGTGTTCGCAGTATTATTTGTTTTAATTCTTATTTTAACAATGCAACTCGACAAGAAAAAAGATTTAGCATAA
- a CDS encoding ribosomal-processing cysteine protease Prp, giving the protein MIQVDVMRENNQIVSFTMSGHADFAEHGSDLVCAGASSIAFGMVNAISEVRDFEPVFEESEGYLYYSVPADFVGDDVVQILLTGMENQLRSLAYSYPDHIKINSK; this is encoded by the coding sequence ATGATTCAAGTCGATGTTATGCGAGAAAACAACCAAATAGTTTCTTTTACAATGAGTGGACATGCCGATTTTGCCGAACATGGCAGTGATTTGGTTTGTGCAGGAGCTTCGTCAATTGCCTTTGGGATGGTTAATGCTATTTCAGAAGTACGTGACTTTGAGCCTGTGTTTGAAGAGTCGGAGGGTTACCTTTACTATTCTGTGCCTGCTGATTTTGTTGGAGATGATGTGGTACAAATCTTGCTTACAGGGATGGAAAATCAACTAAGGTCATTAGCGTACAGCTATCCTGATCATATAAAAATTAACTCCAAATAG